The bacterium genome contains a region encoding:
- the rny gene encoding ribonuclease Y has translation MSPVQMPIAVIIALAALAAGVLAGWLARRSVAEKKIGAAESEARTIVEAAEAKAATREKEAALEAKEYLLRAKADFEKETREKRQEFASVEKRLDQKEENLERKVSLLDRKESDLNQRDGRLAEREKGLGEKEKEIGRLVDEAKVRLERVAGMTAEQARRQLLESLQEEVKAESARTIRRAEEETRLIADKKAKEIISTAIQRYSSDYVAESTVSVVPLPSEEMKGRIIGREGRNIRTLEAATGVDLIIDDTPEAVILSAFDPVRRQIAKISLERLIADGRIHPARIEEVVEKVKKETDQAIREAGEQAMFDLGVHNAHQEIVRLIGRLKYRTSYAQNILKHSREVAYLCGIMAAELGLNVKLARRAGLLHDIGKALDHETEGPHAIIGAEVARRYEESEEVINAIASHHEEEEPRTVEAVLVAAADALSAARPGARREVLEAYVKRMEKLEEIADSFRGVEKAFAIQAGREIRIMVQENQVSDGDTVVLARDIARKIEEQLTYPGQIRVTVIREKRAVDYAK, from the coding sequence ATGTCACCCGTGCAGATGCCCATCGCAGTGATCATCGCCCTGGCGGCGCTCGCCGCGGGCGTGCTCGCCGGCTGGCTCGCGCGCCGGTCCGTCGCCGAGAAGAAGATCGGCGCCGCCGAGAGCGAGGCCCGCACGATCGTCGAGGCGGCAGAGGCCAAGGCCGCGACCCGCGAGAAGGAGGCGGCGCTGGAGGCCAAGGAGTACCTGCTGCGCGCCAAGGCCGACTTCGAGAAGGAGACGCGCGAGAAGCGCCAGGAGTTCGCGTCGGTCGAGAAGCGCCTCGACCAGAAGGAGGAGAACCTCGAGCGCAAGGTGAGCCTCCTCGACCGCAAGGAGTCCGATCTCAACCAGCGCGACGGGCGCCTCGCCGAGCGCGAGAAGGGCCTCGGCGAGAAGGAAAAGGAGATCGGCCGGCTCGTCGACGAGGCCAAGGTGCGCCTCGAGCGCGTTGCCGGCATGACGGCCGAGCAGGCCCGCCGCCAGCTCCTCGAGAGCCTCCAGGAGGAGGTCAAGGCCGAGTCCGCGCGCACCATCCGCCGCGCCGAGGAGGAGACGCGCCTCATCGCCGACAAGAAGGCCAAGGAGATCATCAGCACCGCGATCCAGCGCTACTCGAGCGACTACGTCGCGGAGTCGACCGTCTCGGTCGTGCCGCTCCCGAGCGAGGAGATGAAGGGACGCATCATCGGCCGCGAGGGACGCAACATCCGCACCCTCGAAGCGGCGACGGGCGTCGACCTGATCATCGACGACACCCCCGAGGCCGTCATCCTCTCCGCCTTCGACCCCGTGCGCCGCCAGATCGCCAAGATCTCGCTCGAGCGGCTCATCGCGGACGGGCGCATCCACCCGGCGCGCATCGAGGAGGTCGTCGAGAAGGTCAAGAAGGAAACCGACCAGGCGATCCGCGAGGCCGGGGAGCAGGCGATGTTCGACCTCGGCGTGCACAACGCGCACCAGGAGATCGTGCGGCTGATCGGCCGGCTCAAGTACCGCACGAGCTATGCGCAGAACATCCTCAAGCACTCGCGCGAGGTGGCCTACCTCTGCGGGATCATGGCCGCCGAGCTCGGGCTCAACGTCAAGCTCGCCCGGCGCGCGGGCCTGCTCCACGACATCGGCAAGGCGCTGGACCACGAGACCGAGGGGCCGCACGCGATCATCGGCGCCGAGGTCGCCCGGCGCTACGAGGAGAGCGAGGAGGTGATCAACGCGATCGCCTCGCACCACGAGGAGGAGGAGCCGCGCACGGTCGAGGCGGTGCTCGTCGCCGCCGCCGACGCACTGTCCGCGGCGCGCCCCGGCGCCCGCCGCGAGGTCCTCGAGGCCTACGTCAAGCGGATGGAGAAGCTCGAGGAAATCGCCGACTCCTTCCGGGGAGTCGAGAAGGCCTTCGCGATCCAGGCCGGGCGCGAGATCCGGATCATGGTGCAGGAGAACCAGGTCAGCGACGGCGACACCGTCGTGCTCGCGCGCGACATCGCCCGCAAGATCGAGGAGCAGCTCACCTACCCGGGGCAGATCCGCGTCACCGTCATCCGCGAGAAGCGCGCGGTCGACTACGCGAAGTGA
- a CDS encoding 5-formyltetrahydrofolate cyclo-ligase, which produces MDQPPVAPENKSALRRRLTESRRGIAPADRAARSARIAAACRTLPGFGSASIVCPYVNFREEVETMGLIASLLAAGRRVAVPVHLHGEVHPFSFAELRSLDELVPNHFGIPQPPRETARFLPTAAIPLFLVPGLAFDPAGGRLGYGLGFYDRAFADAAPGTLKVGLAFEAQVLERVPTGPHDVPMDFVVTEDRVIRAAPGGSPTRRW; this is translated from the coding sequence ATGGACCAGCCACCGGTCGCCCCCGAGAACAAGAGCGCGCTGCGCCGCCGCCTGACGGAGTCGCGCCGCGGCATCGCGCCGGCCGACCGCGCCGCGCGCAGCGCCCGCATCGCCGCCGCGTGCCGCACCCTCCCCGGATTCGGGTCGGCGTCGATCGTCTGCCCGTACGTCAATTTCCGCGAGGAGGTCGAGACCATGGGCCTCATCGCCTCGCTCCTGGCCGCCGGGCGGCGGGTCGCCGTCCCGGTCCATCTCCACGGCGAGGTGCATCCGTTCTCGTTCGCGGAGCTGCGCTCCCTCGACGAGCTGGTCCCCAACCACTTCGGCATCCCCCAGCCGCCGCGCGAGACGGCGCGGTTCCTGCCCACCGCGGCCATCCCCCTGTTCCTCGTCCCGGGGCTGGCCTTTGACCCCGCGGGCGGGCGCCTCGGCTACGGGCTCGGATTCTACGACCGGGCCTTCGCCGACGCCGCCCCCGGCACCCTGAAGGTCGGGCTCGCCTTCGAGGCGCAGGTCCTCGAGCGCGTCCCGACCGGACCTCACGACGTCCCGATGGACTTCGTGGTCACCGAAGACCGCGTGATCCGCGCCGCACCCGGCGGTTCACCGACAAGGAGGTGGTGA
- a CDS encoding cell division protein ZapA produces MSDEHVTVRIYGETYPLRTTESAARLEELARHVDQRMREVAASGKVVVTSKIAVLAALHIADELFRLRDQCAGPAAADASRVEALVSRLDALLAPPRDTAAGA; encoded by the coding sequence GTGAGCGACGAGCACGTCACCGTCCGGATCTACGGGGAGACGTATCCCCTGCGCACGACGGAGTCCGCCGCGCGCCTCGAGGAACTGGCCCGCCACGTCGACCAGCGCATGCGCGAGGTGGCCGCATCGGGGAAGGTGGTCGTCACGAGCAAGATCGCCGTGCTCGCGGCGCTGCACATCGCCGACGAGCTCTTCCGGCTGCGCGATCAGTGCGCCGGGCCCGCGGCGGCCGACGCATCGCGCGTCGAGGCGCTCGTCTCGCGCCTCGACGCGCTGCTCGCCCCCCCACGCGATACCGCCGCCGGCGCCTGA
- a CDS encoding cell division protein ZapB, giving the protein MAASIDILEDRVDAVADLVQRLRREVARLERELAERQSVAPPLSPASKDCPPADEQLLEEISRLRAERAAVRERISGLIREIDQVSW; this is encoded by the coding sequence GTGGCGGCATCCATCGACATCCTTGAGGACCGCGTCGACGCCGTGGCCGACCTCGTCCAGAGGCTGAGACGGGAGGTGGCGCGGCTCGAGCGCGAGCTCGCCGAGCGCCAGAGCGTCGCGCCGCCGCTCTCCCCCGCGTCGAAGGACTGCCCCCCCGCCGACGAGCAGCTGCTCGAGGAGATCTCCCGCCTGCGCGCCGAACGGGCCGCGGTGCGCGAGCGCATCAGCGGGCTGATCAGGGAAATCGACCAGGTCTCCTGGTGA
- the rplT gene encoding 50S ribosomal protein L20, which produces MPRTKGGPKTPQRRKRVLKAAKGYWGGKHRLLRPATEAVDKARKYAYRDRRAKKRDFRGLWVVRINAGARANDLSYSRFMAGLKKAGIEINRKVLAELAIIDQAAFSRLAAIAKESAA; this is translated from the coding sequence ATGCCGAGGACAAAGGGCGGGCCCAAGACCCCGCAGCGACGCAAGAGGGTTCTCAAGGCCGCCAAGGGCTACTGGGGCGGCAAGCACCGCCTCCTGCGGCCGGCCACCGAGGCGGTCGACAAGGCGCGCAAGTACGCCTACCGCGACCGGCGCGCGAAGAAACGGGACTTCCGGGGCCTGTGGGTGGTGCGCATCAACGCAGGCGCGCGCGCGAACGACCTCTCCTACAGCCGCTTCATGGCGGGGCTGAAGAAGGCCGGGATCGAGATCAACCGCAAGGTCCTCGCCGAACTGGCGATCATCGACCAGGCTGCATTCTCCCGCCTTGCCGCGATCGCCAAGGAGAGCGCCGCCTAG
- the rpmI gene encoding 50S ribosomal protein L35 produces MPKIKTKRAAAKRFLTTKSGKIKRSKAYASHILTTKTRKRKRRLRLADTVNAADAKNIRKLIPYKF; encoded by the coding sequence ATGCCTAAGATCAAGACCAAGCGCGCGGCGGCCAAGCGCTTCCTGACGACCAAGAGCGGCAAGATCAAGCGCTCGAAGGCCTACGCGAGCCACATCCTGACGACCAAGACCCGCAAGCGCAAGCGGCGTCTGCGCCTCGCCGACACGGTCAATGCCGCGGACGCCAAGAACATCAGGAAGCTGATCCCGTACAAGTTCTAG
- the infC gene encoding translation initiation factor IF-3 — MSVTATVQQRVNREIRAREVRVIDNEGNQLGVMNINDAIQAAWDRDLDLVEVAPTAVPPVCRILDFGKYKYSQAKKTQESKKHQRIIKIKEIKMRPKIEGHDYDFKKGHVLRFLSQGHRVKVTIMFRGREMAHTHLGKAILDRLTADLTPYAAPENPPRLEGRNMYVYLVVKPGAVFPESVVRAAQHEPEPEEDAKDA; from the coding sequence ATGAGCGTTACGGCGACGGTCCAGCAGCGGGTGAACCGCGAGATCCGTGCCCGGGAGGTCCGGGTGATCGACAACGAGGGCAACCAGCTCGGGGTGATGAACATCAACGACGCCATCCAGGCGGCGTGGGACCGCGACCTCGACCTGGTGGAGGTGGCCCCCACCGCCGTCCCGCCGGTCTGCCGCATTCTCGACTTCGGCAAGTACAAGTACAGCCAGGCGAAGAAGACGCAGGAGTCGAAGAAGCACCAGCGCATCATCAAGATCAAGGAAATCAAGATGCGCCCGAAGATCGAGGGGCACGACTACGACTTCAAGAAGGGCCACGTCCTGCGCTTCCTCTCGCAGGGCCACCGCGTCAAGGTCACGATCATGTTCCGCGGGCGCGAGATGGCGCACACCCACCTCGGCAAGGCCATACTCGACCGTCTCACCGCCGACCTGACGCCCTACGCGGCGCCGGAGAACCCGCCCCGCCTCGAGGGGCGCAACATGTATGTCTATCTCGTTGTCAAACCGGGCGCGGTCTTCCCGGAGTCCGTGGTCCGCGCCGCCCAGCACGAGCCTGAGCCCGAGGAGGATGCCAAGGATGCCTAA